Proteins encoded within one genomic window of Episyrphus balteatus chromosome 1, idEpiBalt1.1, whole genome shotgun sequence:
- the LOC129906881 gene encoding lateral signaling target protein 2 homolog: MIITTTITFSDSSISSTSEGDHNHSKKRFKNPKPDYSSGDKISSLSDGDRYEVNLVLRAAGRMKFITTEYLLHRSISSFADQLQTNFTSDLRQILHIVFLMDISPSWVHYRVGSLIKSTPNSSSKQYRTHSQLWRRLQRNMLFNFNTLFRIWPDQICWCVSRLFCPSTERLERK, translated from the exons ATGATCATTACCACCACCATCACATTCAGCGACAGCAGCATCAGTAGCACCAGTGAAGGCGATCATAACCATTCCAAGAAACGTTTCAAAAACCCAAAGCCTGACTACTCCAGTGGAGACAAAATATCCTCATTGTCAGATGGTGATCGGTATGAAGTTAATTTGGTCCTTAGAGCTGCGGGAAGAATGAAGTTCAT AACCACAGAGTACCTCTTGCATCGAAGCATATCCAGTTTCGCAGATCAACTCCAGACAAACTTCACCTCTGATCTAAGACAAATCTTGCACATTGTGTTCCTTATGGACATATCCCCCTCGTGGGTACACTATCGAGTTGGTTCCCTCATAAAATCCACCCCCAATTCCAGTTCGAAACAATACCGGACGCACTCGCAACTGTGGAGGAGGCTTCAGCGGAATATGCTCTTCAACTTCAACACCCTTTTCCGAATTTGGCCTGACCAAATCTGTTGGTGTGTTTCGCGATTGTTTTGTCCATCAACTGAGAGAttagaaagaaaataa